One genomic segment of Sminthopsis crassicaudata isolate SCR6 chromosome 4, ASM4859323v1, whole genome shotgun sequence includes these proteins:
- the TSHB gene encoding thyrotropin subunit beta, protein MIATFLMSLLFGFAFGQTMSFCVPTEYIMYVERTECAYCLTINTTICAGYCLTRDSNGKMFLPKSALSQNVCTYKDITYRTVMLPGCPLHVTPYFSYPVARSCKCGKCNTDYTDCIHESVRTNYCTKPQKPFLVGFPV, encoded by the exons ATGATTGCTACTTTCCTGATGTCTCTACTTTTTGGATTTGCATTTGGACAAACAATGTCTTTTTGTGTTCCAACTGAATATATCATGTATGTTGAACGAACAGAGTGCGCATACTGCCTAACCATCAATACCACCATTTGTGCTGGATACTGCCTGACTCGG gACAGCAATGGAAAGATGTTCCTCCCTAAAAGTGCTCTCTCCCAGAATGTGTGCACATATAAAGACATCACCTACAGAACAGTGATGTTGCCAGGCTGCCCTCTCCATGTCACCCCCTATTTCTCATACCCTGTGGCTAGGAGTTGCAAGTGTGGCAAATGTAACACAGACTACACTGATTGCATACATGAGAGTGTCAGGACAAACTACTGTACAAAACCACAAAAGCCCTTTTTGGTGGGATTTCCTGTTTAA